Proteins from a single region of Neomonachus schauinslandi chromosome 10, ASM220157v2, whole genome shotgun sequence:
- the SCAND1 gene encoding SCAN domain-containing protein 1, protein MAETEPSLVAAGGLALPPEKEEGAGLSSGPERNSAGSSSTPEAPPPAPEPSSPNAAVPEAIPTPPEAASAALELPPPAQGAPPFAEAAPRSPPHPGGSRPGPETFRQRFRQFRYQDAAGPREAFRQLRELSRQWLRPDIRTKEQIVEMLVQEQLLAILPEAARARRLRRRTDVRITG, encoded by the coding sequence ATGGCGGAGACTGAGCCGAGCTTGGTGGCTGCTGGGGGCCTCGCGCTGCCgccagagaaggaggaaggagccgGCCTGAGCTCAGGCCCGGAGCGTAACTCTGCGGGCTCCTCGTCGACCCCTGAGGCCCCACCGCCTGCCCCCGAGCCCTCCAGCCCCAACGCCGCGGTCCCCGAAGCGATCCCTACGCCTCCTGAGGCGGCCTCCGCGGCCTTGGAGttgcctcccccagcccagggcgCCCCGCCGTTTGCCGAAGCTGCTCCGCGCTCCCCTCCACACCCTGGCGGCTCCCGACCCGGCCCAGAGACGTTCCGCCAGCGTTTCCGACAGTTCCGCTACCAGGACGCCGCAGGCCCGCGGGAGGCGTTCCGTCAGCTGCGGGAGCTCTCCCGCCAGTGGCTGCGACCCGACATCCGCACGAAGGAGCAGATCGTGGAGATGCTGGTGCAGGAGCAGCTGCTCGCCATCCTGCCGGAGGCGGCACGAGCCCGGCGGCTTCGCCGCCGCACGGATGTGCGCATCACGGGCTGA